The following proteins are encoded in a genomic region of Chloracidobacterium sp.:
- a CDS encoding helix-turn-helix transcriptional regulator, translating into MADHSSKVVADLIESIYEYSLSDDASGGWDHIYNSLASLVGSGAGGMVIHPGGGANMKFITNSVDLFSLKEYLDYYQHVSPVRPLLAKTPNGGTFSRRRSLSDGDFEATEYYQDYARKYSVFEIEYHKLSHYKGVTGAIGFTLPKHRPEFSRQNRRLIDHVIPHLRRALGNYLKITRLRTENSALSAIIGSQPDAILVLDRRLQIVFANDAAENLLRSAKGIERVDGALFIRRPNARKAFASLAKQIFEPLLPANSDIDLRIALSAPDEPDQMYLSVTVANNAVVDQAPADRYLIVMATQSQPLAGVMAVAGKYLLTPCETQVAKLLAKGHTLKEICEAMKIKHNTGRTHLKHIFAKTGVRRQHELVKLVLS; encoded by the coding sequence ATGGCCGATCATTCAAGTAAAGTAGTAGCTGATCTTATTGAATCGATCTACGAATACTCGCTGAGCGACGACGCGTCAGGCGGTTGGGATCATATTTACAACAGCCTCGCTTCTCTTGTAGGCTCCGGCGCCGGAGGAATGGTGATACATCCCGGCGGCGGAGCAAATATGAAGTTCATTACAAATTCGGTCGATCTTTTTTCGCTGAAAGAATATCTCGACTATTACCAGCATGTAAGCCCCGTACGGCCATTACTCGCAAAAACACCTAACGGTGGTACGTTCTCGCGCAGAAGATCCTTGAGCGACGGTGATTTTGAGGCCACCGAGTACTATCAGGACTATGCTCGGAAATATTCCGTCTTTGAGATCGAGTATCACAAACTGAGTCATTACAAAGGGGTTACGGGTGCGATCGGATTCACTCTTCCGAAGCACCGGCCCGAATTCTCACGCCAGAACAGAAGGCTTATTGACCATGTGATACCGCATCTCCGCCGCGCTCTCGGCAACTATTTGAAGATCACGCGCCTTCGCACTGAGAACAGTGCGCTTTCCGCAATTATCGGCTCACAGCCCGATGCGATCCTTGTTCTCGACAGGCGGCTTCAGATCGTATTTGCCAATGACGCTGCTGAGAATTTGCTTCGCTCGGCAAAAGGTATCGAGCGCGTGGACGGAGCACTGTTCATTCGCCGCCCCAATGCCCGAAAGGCATTCGCCTCACTGGCAAAGCAGATCTTCGAACCGCTTCTGCCCGCTAATTCGGACATCGATCTGCGCATAGCTCTGAGCGCACCCGACGAGCCGGATCAGATGTATCTCTCGGTAACAGTGGCCAACAATGCGGTCGTTGATCAAGCGCCTGCCGACAGATATCTTATAGTGATGGCTACGCAGTCGCAGCCTTTGGCCGGCGTAATGGCCGTCGCAGGCAAATATTTGCTGACGCCGTGTGAAACACAAGTCGCTAAACTGCTCGCAAAGGGCCATACGCTCAAGGAGATATGCGAGGCGATGAAGATCAAACACAACACCGGTCGCACGCACCTTAAACACATCTTTGCTAAAACAGGCGTCAGACGGCAGCACGAACTTGTGAAGCTTGTCCTGAGTTGA
- the nth gene encoding endonuclease III — MADLKKRSAEILRRLKKEYPDAHCALDHTSPFELLIATILSAQCTDARVNIVTAELFRKYRRPQDYIDVTQEELERDIHSTGFFRNKAKNIRAACKRLIDEYNGEVPQTMDELLTLAGVARKTANVVLGNAFGIAAGVVVDTHVSRVSQRLGFTAARSPEAIERDLAALIPKKDWIMLPHRLIFHGRKICVARKPKCSECVLADQCPSRGLFS; from the coding sequence ATCGCTGACCTGAAAAAACGTTCTGCCGAGATACTTCGCAGGCTCAAGAAGGAATATCCCGATGCCCACTGCGCACTCGATCACACTTCACCTTTCGAACTTCTGATCGCGACCATTCTGTCAGCCCAATGCACCGACGCCCGCGTCAACATCGTTACTGCCGAACTGTTTCGAAAGTATAGACGGCCGCAGGATTACATTGATGTAACGCAGGAAGAACTCGAAAGGGATATCCACTCGACGGGCTTCTTCCGCAACAAAGCGAAGAATATCCGCGCGGCGTGCAAGCGGCTGATAGATGAATATAACGGCGAGGTCCCGCAGACGATGGACGAACTGCTGACGCTGGCAGGCGTAGCCAGAAAGACCGCAAATGTCGTTCTTGGCAATGCGTTCGGCATAGCGGCGGGCGTGGTCGTTGATACACACGTTTCGCGCGTTTCTCAACGCCTCGGATTTACTGCTGCAAGATCGCCTGAAGCGATCGAGCGCGACCTTGCGGCTCTGATCCCAAAGAAAGATTGGATCATGCTGCCTCACCGGCTTATATTCCACGGGCGAAAGATATGCGTCGCACGGAAACCAAAATGCAGTGAATGCGTACTTGCAGATCAATGCCCGAGCCGCGGCTTATTCAGCTGA